A single genomic interval of Sphingobacteriales bacterium harbors:
- a CDS encoding OmpA family protein has translation MQCLVIFALLVTGQGKQATNSFIFLLPMVFKGRYNYRNTLSTDTDSDASLWYPGFVDLFAAAFIVALFMLVYHYFASGSTLELLGVRAKQAQFLQLFEREFAAEIAANQVNWQLNGNLQRLNFGEELLFEVGQDTLSRRGMLALDRFLQVVNKTSGQLPQQQLTSSTENTTALYRHIQVEGHTDSLTVHYHPNSPLSKRGIKDNWDLAAARANNVVRYCLQKSKTLPPSLFSASSYSWYQWLQNPEQPMYQNRKVSIVLVYTL, from the coding sequence GTGCAATGTTTAGTTATTTTTGCCCTTCTTGTTACAGGACAAGGCAAACAAGCAACAAATAGTTTCATTTTTTTACTACCTATGGTGTTTAAAGGCCGCTACAATTACAGAAATACTTTAAGCACAGATACAGATTCAGATGCCAGTTTGTGGTATCCGGGATTTGTTGATTTATTTGCCGCTGCCTTTATAGTTGCCTTGTTTATGTTGGTATATCATTATTTTGCATCGGGTAGCACGCTTGAGTTATTGGGGGTGCGCGCCAAACAAGCTCAATTTTTGCAACTTTTTGAGCGCGAATTTGCCGCCGAAATTGCCGCCAACCAAGTAAACTGGCAGCTAAATGGCAATTTGCAACGCCTTAATTTTGGCGAAGAATTGCTTTTTGAGGTTGGCCAAGACACACTAAGCCGCCGCGGTATGTTGGCCTTAGATAGGTTTTTACAAGTGGTAAACAAAACATCCGGACAACTGCCACAACAACAGCTCACAAGTAGCACCGAAAATACCACGGCACTTTACCGACATATTCAGGTTGAAGGGCATACCGACTCGCTAACGGTGCATTACCACCCCAACAGCCCCTTGTCGAAGCGCGGTATTAAAGATAACTGGGACCTGGCCGCCGCACGCGCTAATAATGTTGTGCGATATTGCTTGCAAAAAAGTAAAACACTGCCGCCCAGCCTATTTTCGGCCTCTTCGTACTCGTGGTATCAATGGCTGCAAAATCCCGAACAGCCCATGTACCAAAACCGAAAAGTAAGCATTGTTTTAGTCTATACTTTGTAA
- a CDS encoding glycosyltransferase family 4 protein: protein MPKAKIAIVCPYPQGISPGQRFRFEQYLNYLNQHDINYQIFAFLTPDSYAVLYQPGNYFAKVMAVLRGFFIRILLLFKLYQFTHIWLYREATPFGFPWFEWVATKIARKPLIFDFDDAIWRPQFNDKQGAKINQWFNWFRYHAKTAKICKWASIVTCGNQFLCNWAMQYNKNVRLIPTTIDTDNLHHPQKNHTQAQAPQPLVIGWTGTHTTLYFLEPLYPVITQLVQKYPHLNLQLRIIANTPPKFTAPWLQFVKWQKQTEIADLLSFDIGVMPLYNTEWEQGKCGFKALQYMALGIPAAVSPVGVNNQIVKHQQNGLLAQTPEEWFNCLEALILNPQTRQKLGQAGRQTVLQNYSVQSNKNKYLLLFTKEYI, encoded by the coding sequence ATGCCCAAAGCCAAAATTGCCATTGTTTGCCCTTACCCGCAAGGTATTTCTCCGGGGCAACGGTTTAGGTTCGAGCAGTATTTAAATTATTTAAACCAGCACGATATTAACTACCAAATATTTGCCTTTTTAACACCCGATAGTTATGCCGTTTTATACCAGCCGGGCAACTATTTTGCCAAAGTGATGGCTGTTTTGCGCGGCTTTTTTATCCGGATATTGTTGCTCTTCAAACTATACCAATTTACCCATATTTGGCTTTATCGCGAGGCCACGCCGTTTGGCTTTCCGTGGTTCGAGTGGGTGGCAACTAAAATAGCGCGCAAACCCCTTATTTTCGATTTTGACGATGCCATTTGGCGGCCCCAATTTAACGACAAACAAGGGGCTAAAATAAACCAATGGTTTAACTGGTTTCGATACCACGCCAAAACAGCTAAAATTTGCAAATGGGCAAGTATTGTAACCTGTGGCAACCAGTTTTTATGTAACTGGGCTATGCAATACAATAAAAATGTGCGCCTTATACCCACAACTATTGACACAGACAACCTTCACCATCCGCAAAAAAATCATACCCAAGCACAAGCACCGCAGCCGCTTGTTATTGGCTGGACGGGCACACATACCACCCTATATTTTTTAGAGCCGCTTTACCCCGTTATAACCCAGTTGGTGCAAAAATACCCACATTTAAACCTGCAACTGCGCATTATTGCCAACACGCCTCCAAAATTTACTGCCCCATGGCTGCAATTTGTGAAATGGCAAAAACAAACCGAAATTGCCGACCTTCTTAGCTTTGATATTGGGGTAATGCCCTTGTATAACACCGAATGGGAACAAGGGAAATGCGGGTTTAAAGCCTTGCAGTATATGGCGTTGGGCATTCCGGCGGCGGTTTCGCCAGTAGGGGTAAATAATCAAATAGTAAAACACCAACAAAACGGGTTATTGGCACAAACTCCTGAAGAGTGGTTTAATTGCCTCGAAGCCTTAATTTTAAACCCACAAACAAGGCAAAAATTAGGGCAAGCCGGCCGGCAAACTGTTTTACAAAATTATTCGGTTCAAAGTAATAAAAATAAATATTTATTGTTGTTTACCAAGGAGTATATATAG
- a CDS encoding PorT family protein, with product MRIYNYILFCCFFVVLHQTVLAQTFKGGAIIGSNFSQIDGDGMAGYNKFGLQAGVTGQFKIKGNWSLGLDVLFTQKGSATTLIGANKFGHSMLKWHYAEVPVWVRYHDAKGGFYFGGGLALSRLLSYQYLTDGEDFSELFYTPTTPKKMEISYFADVAYHFKPFLGIGFRYQYSLFPAGRMCIYPFPPENERQCRQFNNLVSLRLMFIFSALMSK from the coding sequence ATGCGTATATACAATTATATTTTGTTTTGCTGTTTTTTTGTTGTTTTGCACCAAACTGTTTTGGCGCAAACTTTTAAGGGAGGTGCCATAATTGGCAGCAATTTTAGTCAAATAGATGGCGACGGCATGGCTGGTTACAACAAATTTGGGCTTCAGGCGGGGGTAACGGGGCAGTTTAAAATTAAAGGCAACTGGTCGCTGGGGCTTGACGTGTTGTTTACCCAAAAAGGCAGCGCTACCACCTTAATTGGCGCTAATAAATTTGGCCATAGTATGCTTAAATGGCATTATGCCGAGGTGCCGGTGTGGGTGCGCTACCACGACGCTAAAGGAGGGTTTTATTTTGGTGGTGGCTTGGCCTTGTCGCGGTTATTGTCGTACCAATATTTAACAGATGGCGAAGATTTTAGCGAGTTGTTTTACACACCTACCACGCCCAAAAAAATGGAAATAAGTTATTTTGCCGATGTGGCTTACCATTTTAAACCGTTTTTGGGTATTGGTTTTAGGTATCAGTACAGTTTGTTTCCGGCGGGGCGCATGTGTATTTATCCTTTCCCGCCTGAAAACGAACGCCAGTGCCGGCAGTTTAACAATTTGGTTTCACTGCGACTGATGTTTATTTTTAGCGCTTTGATGAGCAAATAA
- a CDS encoding dihydrofolate reductase produces the protein MLISLIAAVSKNRVIGLEGEMPWHLSADLKWFKQTTLGHCVIMGRKTFETFGNGSPLPKRTNIIITRQTNYKMPNNCLLANNLNNALKIAHNLQQTEVFIIGGGQIYAAAMPYAHKLYLSLVAVDVPNGDTFFPEIDDKLIWHKTFSQHHPPDKKNDYPFEMTIWERLTPPPLQLKV, from the coding sequence ATGCTAATTTCGTTAATTGCAGCAGTATCAAAAAACCGGGTGATAGGGCTGGAGGGTGAGATGCCCTGGCATTTAAGTGCCGATTTAAAATGGTTCAAACAAACTACTTTGGGACATTGTGTGATAATGGGGCGCAAAACTTTTGAAACCTTTGGCAACGGTAGCCCATTGCCCAAACGCACCAACATAATTATTACCCGGCAAACAAACTATAAAATGCCGAACAATTGTTTATTGGCCAATAATTTAAATAATGCCTTAAAAATTGCCCATAACTTACAGCAAACCGAAGTGTTTATTATTGGTGGTGGACAAATATATGCGGCTGCCATGCCTTATGCTCATAAACTTTACCTTAGTTTAGTAGCGGTAGATGTGCCAAATGGCGATACTTTTTTTCCGGAAATAGACGACAAACTTATTTGGCATAAAACGTTTAGCCAACACCATCCTCCGGATAAAAAAAACGATTACCCTTTTGAAATGACTATTTGGGAGCGATTGACCCCGCCGCCTCTACAATTAAAGGTCTAA
- a CDS encoding tryptophan 2,3-dioxygenase, translating into MSTTTTSSSLTNERAALLQSIDQKYVAIDQNTDTHLEGLLWAKPITYWDYILTDSLLNLQIQRTTLPDEMVFIMYHQINELLFKMILWEIDQISNTTQLEAAFFIEKLRRISRYFDMLSNSFDIMGDGMEIAQFLKFRNTLTPASGFQSAQYRMIEFASTELINLIDYRFRATIDRNTPYEHAYDHLYWQAAGKDHATGKKSLLITNFEAKYKTLFLSKMEGYNTTNLYTKYKTLPEATRNNPDLIAMMRHYDYTVNIKWVMAHYHAAYKYIGGGEATGGSDWRKYMLPKYQRRIFFPSLWSADELATWGENEEA; encoded by the coding sequence ATGTCCACAACAACAACATCATCATCTTTAACAAACGAGCGTGCTGCTTTGCTACAAAGCATTGACCAAAAATACGTGGCTATTGACCAAAACACCGACACCCACTTAGAGGGGCTACTTTGGGCAAAACCTATTACCTATTGGGACTATATTTTAACCGACTCGTTGCTTAACCTGCAAATACAACGCACCACCCTACCCGATGAAATGGTATTTATTATGTACCATCAAATTAACGAACTGTTGTTTAAAATGATTTTGTGGGAAATTGACCAAATAAGCAATACAACCCAGCTTGAAGCAGCGTTTTTTATAGAAAAACTGCGCCGCATAAGCCGCTATTTCGATATGCTATCGAACTCGTTTGATATTATGGGCGACGGAATGGAAATTGCCCAATTTTTAAAGTTTAGAAACACCCTTACGCCCGCCAGTGGTTTTCAAAGTGCACAATACCGGATGATTGAGTTTGCCTCGACCGAGCTTATAAATTTAATTGATTACCGTTTTAGAGCAACCATTGACCGCAATACTCCCTACGAACATGCCTACGACCACCTGTACTGGCAAGCCGCCGGAAAAGACCACGCAACAGGCAAAAAATCGCTTCTTATTACTAATTTTGAGGCAAAATACAAAACCCTGTTTTTAAGCAAAATGGAGGGGTATAACACCACCAACCTCTATACCAAATACAAAACACTGCCCGAAGCCACCCGCAATAACCCCGACCTAATTGCCATGATGCGCCACTACGACTATACCGTTAATATAAAATGGGTTATGGCGCATTACCACGCAGCCTATAAATATATTGGCGGTGGGGAAGCCACCGGCGGCAGCGATTGGCGTAAATATATGTTGCCTAAATACCAAAGACGTATCTTTTTCCCAAGTTTGTGGAGTGCCGATGAATTGGCAACCTGGGGCGAAAACGAAGAAGCATAA
- a CDS encoding YitT family protein encodes MKRTLAQIKNLKRQRVLKDSLFILAGIGSASIGLKGFLLPNNFLDGGATGVSLLLEMITKIDVSILLILVNIPFIFIGYKQFSKEFAVKSSLAILGLALLVHFISFWTITADKLLIAVFGGFFLGAGVGSAIRGGAVIDGTEVLAVAVSRKSTLTVGDFITIFNVILFSFSAFLVSVETAMYSMLTYLSASKTVDFIINGIEEYIGVTIVSLQHEAIQVEITHTLGRGITVYQSESGYGKQGSVDNTNRKVLFCVVTRLEVSKLLLEIEKIDPEAFVVQHPIKDTKGGMIKRRPLH; translated from the coding sequence ATGAAACGAACCTTAGCACAAATTAAAAACCTTAAGCGGCAGCGGGTATTGAAAGATAGTCTTTTTATTTTGGCGGGAATTGGCAGCGCAAGTATAGGGCTAAAAGGGTTTTTATTACCCAATAATTTTTTAGACGGCGGTGCTACGGGGGTTTCGTTGTTACTCGAAATGATAACCAAAATTGACGTCTCAATTTTACTTATTCTTGTAAACATACCTTTTATTTTTATTGGCTATAAACAGTTCTCAAAAGAATTTGCCGTTAAAAGCAGTTTGGCCATTTTGGGCTTGGCTTTGTTAGTACATTTTATTAGCTTTTGGACTATTACCGCCGACAAACTTTTGATTGCCGTTTTTGGTGGCTTTTTTTTAGGAGCGGGCGTTGGCTCTGCCATTAGAGGCGGCGCCGTTATTGATGGCACCGAAGTATTAGCGGTAGCCGTTAGCCGGAAATCGACCTTGACGGTAGGCGATTTTATTACCATTTTTAATGTAATTTTATTTTCTTTTTCGGCCTTTTTGGTAAGTGTCGAAACGGCCATGTACTCTATGCTAACTTACCTTTCAGCATCAAAAACTGTCGATTTTATTATTAATGGTATCGAAGAGTATATAGGCGTAACCATTGTGTCGTTGCAACACGAGGCGATACAAGTAGAAATTACCCATACCTTAGGGCGCGGCATTACCGTTTATCAATCCGAGAGTGGCTACGGCAAACAAGGTAGTGTTGATAATACAAACCGAAAAGTGTTGTTTTGTGTGGTTACACGCCTCGAGGTTAGCAAACTATTGCTCGAAATTGAAAAAATTGACCCCGAAGCTTTTGTGGTACAACACCCCATTAAAGATACCAAAGGCGGCATGATTAAAAGACGCCCCCTTCATTAA
- the lpxB gene encoding lipid-A-disaccharide synthase produces MKYYLIAGEASGDLHGANLMHQLKTLDANAQFRCWGGDLMQAAGGHIVKHYRHLAFMGFVEVALHLRTILKNLTFCKQDIKAFNPDVVILIDYPGFNLRIAKFAKNAGYKVLYYISPQVWAWKSSRVKAMKKHIDHLFVILPFEEAYYKQNWQWQVTYCGHPLLDAIAQRLPSSQTVSPQSLDLPANQPIVALLPGSRKQELQRILPVMLQAATYFKDLHFAIAAAPGLPLTYYQQFLETLPQNCSVSILQGKTYELIHIATAALVTSGTATLETALIGTPQVVCYKTNALTFKIARWLVRGIKYISLVNLIADAPVLPELIQNEMTVDAIKNNLTPLLHPDNPIRKKQLAHYHQLRQALGGEGASARVAQKMWHLLTTKA; encoded by the coding sequence ATGAAATACTATCTTATCGCGGGCGAGGCATCGGGCGACTTGCACGGGGCCAATCTTATGCACCAACTAAAAACCCTCGATGCCAACGCCCAATTTAGGTGCTGGGGCGGCGATTTAATGCAGGCTGCCGGTGGTCATATAGTAAAACACTACCGCCACTTGGCTTTTATGGGGTTTGTAGAAGTGGCGCTGCACTTGCGTACCATATTAAAAAATTTGACCTTTTGCAAGCAAGATATAAAAGCGTTTAACCCCGATGTTGTAATACTTATAGATTATCCCGGATTTAATTTGCGCATAGCAAAATTTGCCAAAAATGCCGGATACAAAGTTTTGTACTATATATCGCCGCAAGTATGGGCTTGGAAAAGCTCGCGTGTTAAGGCTATGAAAAAACATATTGACCATTTGTTTGTTATTTTGCCCTTCGAAGAGGCATATTACAAGCAAAATTGGCAATGGCAGGTAACTTATTGTGGCCACCCCCTGCTCGATGCTATTGCCCAACGCTTGCCTTCGTCACAAACAGTTAGCCCCCAAAGTTTGGATTTGCCTGCTAACCAACCTATTGTAGCACTGCTTCCCGGAAGCCGCAAACAAGAGCTACAACGCATACTACCCGTTATGTTACAAGCAGCCACTTATTTTAAAGACCTTCATTTTGCCATTGCTGCTGCTCCCGGATTGCCCCTTACGTATTACCAACAATTTTTAGAGACTTTGCCCCAAAACTGCTCTGTTTCAATTTTACAGGGCAAAACCTACGAGTTGATACACATAGCTACCGCTGCCTTGGTTACGTCGGGCACAGCCACCTTAGAAACCGCCCTAATTGGCACCCCGCAAGTAGTTTGTTACAAAACTAATGCCCTTACCTTTAAAATTGCCCGGTGGTTAGTGCGAGGCATTAAATATATATCGTTGGTAAATTTAATAGCCGATGCCCCTGTTTTGCCCGAGCTTATACAAAACGAGATGACCGTTGATGCTATTAAAAATAATTTAACACCACTTTTACATCCGGATAACCCCATCCGGAAAAAACAACTGGCACACTACCACCAATTACGGCAAGCCTTAGGCGGTGAGGGTGCATCTGCACGAGTTGCTCAAAAAATGTGGCATCTATTAACTACAAAAGCATAG
- a CDS encoding DUF1015 domain-containing protein: protein MTVLKSFSGWRPQSDAIASQVAARPYDVLNTAEAKAESNEWSFLHISRSEIDLPADTNPYDSQVYALARKNFENFVAQKILTRDATPCLYVYALTMNGRTQTGICGLNSVADYEADLIKKHEFTRPEKEQDRINHMMATKLHSEPIFMAYQALPAIDAIVNQVTTAQPPAFSFTTADKIEHHLWVIDQPNTIKQLENLFATQVPAIYIADGHHRAASSVKVALQHKQLNAKHNGTEAYNYFLSVLFPDNQLQIMDYNRVIKDLNGLSPNEFLAQLDANFAVKKMTNSFKPSLKHMFGLYMNKQWYQLQAYPHTYNDKDPIAALDITLLSNYVLAPILGIKDQRTDKRIDFVGGIRGMAELQKRVDSGEMACAFSVPAVSIKQLIDIANTGQVMPPKSTWFEPKLRSGLVVHEF from the coding sequence ATGACTGTATTAAAATCTTTTTCCGGATGGCGCCCCCAAAGCGATGCCATTGCCAGCCAGGTCGCCGCACGTCCCTACGATGTGTTAAATACCGCCGAAGCTAAAGCCGAAAGCAATGAATGGTCGTTTTTACATATTAGCCGCAGCGAAATTGACCTGCCCGCCGACACCAATCCTTACGATAGCCAGGTATATGCCTTAGCCCGGAAAAATTTTGAAAATTTTGTAGCCCAAAAAATATTAACTCGCGATGCCACGCCTTGCTTGTACGTATATGCGCTTACTATGAATGGCCGCACACAAACGGGTATTTGCGGCCTTAACAGTGTTGCCGATTATGAAGCCGACTTGATAAAAAAACACGAATTTACCCGCCCCGAAAAAGAGCAAGACCGCATTAACCACATGATGGCCACCAAACTACACAGCGAGCCTATTTTTATGGCTTACCAAGCTTTGCCGGCTATTGACGCTATTGTAAACCAGGTAACAACAGCCCAACCGCCTGCTTTTTCGTTCACTACTGCCGATAAAATTGAACACCACCTTTGGGTTATTGACCAGCCAAACACCATAAAACAGCTCGAAAACCTGTTTGCCACCCAAGTGCCTGCTATTTATATTGCCGACGGCCACCACCGCGCAGCCTCGTCGGTTAAAGTGGCACTACAACACAAACAACTAAATGCAAAACATAACGGTACTGAGGCTTACAACTATTTTTTATCGGTACTTTTCCCTGATAATCAATTGCAAATAATGGACTATAACCGCGTAATTAAAGACTTAAACGGTTTAAGTCCCAATGAATTTTTAGCGCAGCTCGATGCCAATTTTGCCGTAAAAAAAATGACAAACTCCTTTAAGCCAAGCTTAAAACACATGTTTGGCTTATACATGAACAAACAATGGTATCAGCTGCAAGCCTACCCCCACACCTATAACGACAAAGACCCTATTGCCGCTTTAGATATTACACTTTTATCAAACTATGTTTTAGCGCCAATTTTGGGCATTAAAGACCAGCGAACCGATAAGCGTATTGATTTTGTAGGTGGAATACGGGGTATGGCCGAACTGCAAAAAAGGGTTGACAGCGGCGAAATGGCTTGTGCTTTTTCGGTGCCGGCTGTTAGCATTAAACAACTTATAGATATTGCCAATACCGGACAGGTAATGCCCCCAAAATCAACGTGGTTTGAGCCTAAACTGCGAAGCGGTTTAGTTGTGCACGAGTTTTAA
- a CDS encoding nucleotide pyrophosphohydrolase yields the protein MPILSDDITLRQYQQSVHQWITSTGVRYFNELTNMAILTEEVGEVARIMARLHGEQSFKPNDDTAKAPLQNLADEMADVLFVLTCIANQTGIDLTEAAHRNFAKKTNRDAQRHQLNQKLNPPQLPTPQPPPDNAGALPPPPQQIDF from the coding sequence ATGCCCATATTAAGCGACGATATTACCCTGCGCCAATACCAGCAAAGCGTACACCAGTGGATTACCAGCACCGGCGTTCGATATTTTAACGAATTAACCAATATGGCTATTTTAACCGAAGAGGTGGGCGAAGTAGCTCGTATTATGGCAAGGCTTCACGGCGAGCAATCGTTCAAACCTAATGACGATACGGCTAAGGCGCCCCTCCAAAATTTAGCAGACGAGATGGCCGATGTATTATTTGTACTTACCTGTATTGCCAACCAAACCGGAATTGACCTTACGGAGGCCGCACACCGCAATTTTGCCAAAAAAACAAACCGCGATGCCCAACGCCACCAACTCAACCAAAAATTAAACCCACCACAACTGCCCACCCCACAACCCCCGCCTGATAATGCCGGCGCATTGCCACCTCCTCCCCAACAAATTGATTTTTAA